Proteins encoded within one genomic window of Arachis ipaensis cultivar K30076 chromosome B08, Araip1.1, whole genome shotgun sequence:
- the LOC107611863 gene encoding LOB domain-containing protein 4, whose protein sequence is MKEGGGRKQGAMSPCAACKLLRRRCAKDCVFAPYFPADEPQKFGSVHKVFGASNVNKMLQELPEHQRSDAVSSMVYEANARVRDPVYGCVGAISSLQQQVDVLRTQLALAQAEVVHMRMRQFPSSNHHDPPISSSSNHHHPISSSPSENNNNLSQTKSLFSIDMVLDHQSNMGQSLWSC, encoded by the exons ATGAAGGAGGGTGGTGGTCGGAAGCAAGGTGCAATGTCGCCGTGTGCGGCATGCAAGCTTCTCCGGCGGCGATGCGCAAAGGATTGCGTGTTTGCACCGTATTTCCCGGCTGATGAGCCCCAGAAATTTGGGAGTGTCCACAAGGTTTTTGGTGCTAGCAATGTCAACAAGATGTTACAG GAACTACCAGAGCACCAAAGAAGTGATGCAGTGAGTTCAATGGTGTATGAGGCAAATGCAAGAGTAAGAGACCCTGTGTATGGATGTGTGGGTGCAATATCTTCTCTTCAGCAACAAGTTGATGTTCTCCGAACCCAATTGGCTCTTGCACAAGCCGAAGTTGTTCACATGAGAATGCGCCAATTCCCATCATCTAATCATCATGACCCTCCAATTTCATCTTCATCGAATCATCACCATCCAATTTCATCATCACCATCAGAGAATAACAATAATTTGAGCCAGACCAAGTCCCTTTTTTCCATAGACATGGTCCTTGATCATCAATCCAATATGGGACAGTCCCTTTGGTCATGCTAG